A region from the Kineothrix sp. IPX-CK genome encodes:
- a CDS encoding YgiQ family radical SAM protein, translating into MTNGFLPISKEDLIERGIEQLDFVYVTGDAYVDHPSFGHAVIGRILEANGYSVGIIAQPDWKDNRSITVLGKPRLAYLISAGNMDSMVNHYYVSKKRRPNDAYTPGGEPYKRPDHATAVYGNLIRRTYKDVPIIIGGIEASLRRLAHYDYWTDSFKRSVLLDSQADLISYGMGEHSIVEIADALNSGIDIKDITFIQGTVYKTKDISGVYDGIELPSYESMKADKKKYADSFALQYENTDPFTGKFLIEGYPNGIYVVQNPPAKPLTKEEMDYVYDLPYQRTYHPSYEEKGGVPAIAEIKFSLISNRGCFGGCNFCALTFHQGRTVQARSHESIVKEAQELAKEPDFKGYIHDVGGPTANFRHPSCEKQLIHGVCKTKQCLFPSPCKNLTVDHSDYLDLLRNLRKIPGMKKVFIRSGIRFDYLMADSDDSFFTELVEHHVSGQLKVAPEHISDAVLSKMGKPENAVYERFVKKYNKINERLGKKQFLVPYLMSSHPGSTLKEAVELAEYLRDLGYMPEQVQDFYPTPSTVSTVMYYTGIDPRNGKIVYVCKNPHEKAMQRALIQYRNPKNYDLVREALLAAGREDLIGFDKKCLIRPRQTMQEKGNLYSPAGKSGAYKRKNNTLKGHEKNSNPNPGSTTAKNVKKKSTIRNVHKKK; encoded by the coding sequence TTGACCAACGGATTTTTACCAATATCAAAAGAAGATTTAATAGAGCGGGGCATTGAACAATTGGATTTCGTCTATGTGACGGGAGATGCTTATGTAGATCATCCTTCCTTCGGCCACGCTGTTATCGGCCGTATTTTGGAGGCTAACGGCTATTCCGTAGGCATTATTGCCCAACCTGATTGGAAGGACAATAGAAGCATAACAGTACTTGGGAAGCCGAGGCTGGCTTACCTAATATCGGCAGGGAACATGGATTCTATGGTAAACCATTATTATGTATCTAAGAAACGACGGCCTAATGATGCCTATACTCCAGGCGGTGAGCCTTATAAAAGACCGGATCATGCCACTGCAGTATACGGCAATCTGATTCGCAGAACTTATAAAGATGTCCCCATTATTATCGGCGGAATCGAAGCCAGCTTGAGAAGGCTGGCCCATTATGACTATTGGACGGATAGCTTTAAGCGCTCCGTTCTGCTAGATTCTCAGGCAGATTTGATTTCTTACGGTATGGGGGAACATTCCATCGTAGAAATCGCGGATGCCCTAAACAGCGGAATCGATATAAAGGACATTACCTTTATTCAGGGAACGGTATATAAAACAAAGGATATATCAGGAGTTTACGATGGAATAGAGCTTCCATCCTACGAGTCCATGAAAGCGGACAAGAAGAAATATGCGGACAGCTTTGCCCTCCAATATGAGAATACTGACCCCTTTACGGGAAAGTTCTTAATAGAAGGATACCCAAACGGCATATATGTAGTGCAGAACCCTCCGGCAAAGCCTCTTACCAAGGAGGAGATGGACTACGTTTATGATTTGCCCTATCAAAGGACTTATCATCCATCTTACGAAGAAAAGGGCGGTGTGCCGGCAATTGCCGAGATAAAATTTTCCCTGATCAGCAATAGAGGCTGCTTTGGGGGCTGCAATTTCTGTGCGCTTACCTTTCATCAGGGGAGGACCGTTCAGGCGAGGAGCCATGAGTCCATAGTAAAGGAAGCACAGGAGCTTGCAAAGGAGCCCGATTTCAAGGGATACATCCATGATGTAGGCGGTCCGACCGCCAATTTCAGGCATCCTTCCTGCGAAAAGCAGCTCATACACGGTGTATGCAAGACAAAGCAATGCCTATTTCCTTCTCCCTGTAAGAACCTTACGGTAGACCACAGCGATTATCTTGATCTTCTGCGGAATCTTCGAAAAATACCCGGTATGAAAAAGGTATTTATACGCTCCGGCATACGCTTCGATTACCTGATGGCGGACAGCGACGATTCCTTTTTTACGGAATTGGTGGAGCATCATGTCAGCGGTCAGCTCAAGGTGGCTCCGGAGCATATTTCCGACGCAGTCTTAAGCAAGATGGGAAAACCGGAAAATGCAGTATACGAACGTTTTGTGAAGAAATACAACAAGATTAACGAACGGCTGGGGAAAAAACAGTTTCTAGTGCCCTATCTGATGTCCTCCCACCCGGGCTCTACGCTGAAAGAAGCGGTAGAGCTGGCGGAATACTTGAGAGATCTGGGATATATGCCCGAGCAGGTTCAGGATTTCTATCCAACACCCTCTACCGTCTCTACCGTCATGTATTATACGGGCATCGACCCGCGCAACGGAAAAATTGTTTATGTTTGCAAGAATCCCCATGAAAAGGCGATGCAGAGGGCTTTGATTCAATACCGTAATCCGAAAAATTACGATCTCGTGAGAGAAGCATTACTTGCCGCCGGAAGAGAGGATTTGATCGGCTTCGATAAGAAATGCCTGATTCGCCCGAGACAGACGATGCAGGAAAAAGGAAACCTTTATTCACCGGCAGGTAAAAGCGGCGCATATAAACGTAAGAATAACACCCTTAAGGGGCATGAAAAAAACAGTAATCCGAATCCGGGGAGTACTACAGCCAAAAACGTGAAGAAGAAATCAACGATCAGAAATGTTCACAAGAAAAAATAA
- the feoB gene encoding ferrous iron transport protein B — MSIKIALAGNPNCGKTTLFNALTGSNQFVGNWPGVTVEKKEGKLKGHKDVIIMDLPGIYSLSPYTLEEVVARNYLIGERPDAILNIVDGTNIERNLYLSTQLMELGIPVIMAVNMMDIVEKNGDRIHIDKLSKSLGCDVVEISALKGTGIEKAAQKAVTVANQKNIAIPVHKFAPEVETVLEAIEQKLGSDIPKEQKRFFAIKLLEKDDKIRSQMNLVPDVSKEIEQIEKILDDDTESIITNERYVYISSIIGECYTKGRKDSLTISDKIDRIVTNRILALPIFAVVMFIVYYVSVTTVGTWATDWANDGLFGEGWSLFGLEVPGIPVLVDSALTAIGCADWLQGLILDGIVAGVGAVLGFVPQMLVLFIFLAFLEACGYMARVAFIMDRIFRKFGLSGKSFIPMLIGTGCGVPGVMASRTIENDRDRKMTIMTTTFIPCGAKLPIIALIAGALFQGAWWVAPSAYFVGIAAIICSGIILKKTKMFAGDPAPFVMELPAYHMPTVGNVLRSMWERGWSFIKKAGTIILLSTIVVWFTTFFGWVDGQFRMLEDLEIDHSILASIGNAISWIFIPLGWGDWKSTVAAITGLVAKENVVGTFGILFGFAEVAEDGTEIWGTLAGSMTAVAAYSFLVFNLLCAPCFAAMGAIKREMNNTKWFWFAIGYQTSLAYVVAMCVYQFGTLLTTGTFGILTVVALLFFIGFIYLLFRPYKESSSLKLNTKNLAQAK; from the coding sequence AATTCGTAGGAAACTGGCCGGGTGTTACGGTAGAGAAAAAGGAAGGAAAACTGAAAGGGCATAAGGATGTTATCATTATGGACCTTCCCGGTATCTATTCTCTTTCTCCCTATACTTTGGAAGAGGTAGTTGCAAGAAATTATCTGATCGGAGAAAGACCGGATGCAATTCTCAATATTGTAGACGGAACAAATATTGAAAGAAACCTGTATTTGTCCACACAGCTTATGGAATTGGGGATTCCCGTAATCATGGCCGTAAATATGATGGATATCGTAGAGAAAAACGGCGATAGAATACATATAGATAAGCTGAGCAAGAGTCTTGGCTGCGATGTGGTAGAGATTTCCGCATTAAAGGGAACCGGCATCGAAAAAGCGGCGCAGAAGGCTGTGACTGTTGCGAACCAGAAGAATATTGCTATACCCGTACACAAATTTGCACCAGAGGTGGAAACCGTTCTGGAAGCTATAGAGCAGAAGCTGGGGAGTGATATTCCAAAAGAGCAAAAGCGTTTCTTCGCTATAAAATTATTGGAAAAAGATGATAAAATACGGAGCCAAATGAATCTGGTACCTGATGTATCAAAGGAAATCGAGCAAATCGAGAAGATACTTGACGACGACACGGAAAGTATCATCACCAATGAAAGATATGTTTATATTTCATCCATCATCGGAGAGTGCTATACGAAGGGCAGAAAGGACAGCCTGACGATTTCTGATAAAATTGACAGGATTGTGACGAATCGTATCCTTGCCCTGCCTATTTTTGCTGTGGTAATGTTTATTGTTTATTATGTGTCCGTTACTACGGTAGGAACATGGGCCACCGATTGGGCGAATGACGGATTATTCGGCGAAGGTTGGAGCTTATTCGGCTTGGAAGTCCCCGGAATCCCTGTACTTGTTGACTCTGCACTAACAGCGATAGGATGTGCGGATTGGCTTCAGGGACTGATTCTAGACGGAATCGTAGCCGGTGTGGGTGCCGTACTCGGCTTTGTACCTCAGATGTTAGTGCTGTTTATCTTTCTTGCCTTTTTGGAAGCTTGCGGATATATGGCGCGAGTCGCTTTTATCATGGATAGAATTTTCCGCAAATTCGGACTTTCCGGCAAGTCTTTCATACCTATGCTCATCGGAACCGGCTGCGGCGTTCCGGGCGTTATGGCGTCCCGTACGATAGAAAACGACCGTGACAGAAAAATGACTATAATGACCACGACATTCATTCCCTGTGGTGCGAAGCTTCCTATTATTGCCTTGATTGCAGGTGCTTTGTTTCAGGGGGCATGGTGGGTGGCTCCCAGCGCTTACTTTGTAGGTATTGCTGCGATTATCTGCTCCGGCATCATCCTTAAGAAAACCAAAATGTTCGCAGGAGATCCTGCCCCTTTCGTTATGGAGCTTCCTGCTTATCATATGCCTACGGTAGGAAATGTACTTAGAAGCATGTGGGAGAGAGGCTGGTCTTTTATCAAAAAAGCCGGAACGATCATACTTTTATCTACTATCGTAGTATGGTTTACGACCTTCTTTGGCTGGGTAGACGGACAATTTAGAATGCTTGAGGACTTGGAAATAGACCATAGTATCCTGGCAAGCATCGGAAATGCCATTAGCTGGATATTCATTCCTCTTGGTTGGGGTGACTGGAAATCTACAGTTGCAGCGATTACAGGTCTGGTCGCAAAAGAAAATGTAGTAGGAACCTTTGGTATTCTGTTCGGCTTTGCGGAAGTGGCTGAAGATGGTACGGAAATCTGGGGGACTCTGGCAGGCAGCATGACGGCAGTAGCCGCATATTCCTTCCTCGTGTTCAACCTTTTGTGCGCACCTTGCTTTGCAGCTATGGGAGCTATCAAGAGAGAAATGAACAATACGAAATGGTTCTGGTTCGCCATCGGATATCAGACTTCCCTGGCGTATGTAGTAGCTATGTGTGTTTACCAATTTGGTACGCTTTTAACCACTGGTACTTTCGGTATATTAACAGTTGTTGCCTTACTGTTCTTCATAGGGTTTATTTATCTGCTGTTCAGGCCTTATAAGGAAAGCAGCTCCCTTAAATTGAATACGAAGAACTTAGCTCAGGCAAAATAA
- a CDS encoding RluA family pseudouridine synthase: MKQVLIKENEAGQRLDKYLHKYLKEAQGSFIYKMLRKKNIILNGKKASGGEKLEIGDEIRFFLSEETLNKMSGIPSQLSEELSDKEVAEYKAAYDKYKELEIIYDNHHILIVNKPEGILTQKAAAVDLSLNEWFIGYMLHHGQLRREELRTFKPSVCNRLDRNTSGMVICGKTLPGSQKMSELLKNRDLHKFYRLYVKGKVTEPSLIEGYLVKDEKRNTVRISPSPVQDKSSYIKTKYEPLKIFEDKTLLEVELITGKTHQIRAHLASVGHPLLGDYKYGDKNFNDSYKKKYKIKSQLLHAYRLEFPELDGEFSELSKRIFTARAPQVFYTLEGNGHK; the protein is encoded by the coding sequence ATGAAGCAGGTATTAATAAAGGAAAACGAGGCCGGGCAACGTCTTGATAAATATTTGCATAAATATCTGAAGGAAGCGCAAGGAAGCTTTATTTATAAAATGCTGCGTAAGAAAAATATTATTTTAAACGGCAAAAAGGCATCCGGAGGCGAGAAACTGGAAATTGGCGACGAAATCCGTTTCTTCCTCTCGGAGGAAACCTTAAATAAGATGTCAGGAATTCCTTCGCAGCTCTCAGAAGAGCTCTCTGATAAGGAAGTGGCGGAATATAAAGCAGCATACGATAAATACAAGGAGCTTGAAATTATTTATGACAATCACCATATACTGATTGTCAATAAGCCGGAGGGAATACTGACCCAGAAAGCCGCGGCGGTCGATTTATCCTTAAACGAATGGTTCATCGGATATATGCTTCATCACGGACAACTTAGGAGGGAGGAACTTCGTACCTTTAAACCCTCAGTATGCAATCGTTTGGATCGTAATACCAGCGGCATGGTAATCTGCGGGAAGACGCTTCCCGGAAGCCAGAAGATGAGTGAGCTGTTAAAGAACAGGGACCTGCATAAATTTTATAGACTTTACGTAAAGGGGAAAGTAACGGAGCCTTCTCTTATCGAAGGCTATTTGGTCAAGGATGAGAAGCGAAATACGGTAAGAATAAGTCCCAGTCCCGTTCAGGATAAATCTTCTTATATTAAAACGAAATATGAACCCCTTAAGATTTTCGAGGATAAGACCCTGTTAGAGGTAGAACTGATTACAGGGAAAACCCATCAGATCAGAGCTCATCTTGCCAGTGTAGGACATCCTCTTTTGGGGGATTATAAATATGGAGACAAGAACTTCAACGACAGTTATAAGAAAAAATATAAGATTAAGAGCCAGCTCCTCCACGCATATCGTCTGGAATTCCCTGAGCTGGACGGAGAATTCAGCGAACTCAGCAAGCGGATATTTACAGCGAGAGCACCCCAAGTATTTTATACCTTGGAGGGGAATGGACATAAATAA
- a CDS encoding Holliday junction resolvase RecU, whose product MGTWNSRGLRGSTLEDLINLTNERYLESGLALIQKIPTPITPIAIDKESRHITLAYFEQKSTVDYIGVVQGIPVCFDAKECAADTFTLQNIHEHQVEFMKQFEKQGGIAFFIIYYTHKDLYYYLPYEMLNFFWERAVCGGRKSFRFEELNPEYILPKKNGIFVPYLDMLQKDLEDRE is encoded by the coding sequence ATGGGAACATGGAATTCGAGAGGATTAAGAGGGTCTACTTTGGAGGACCTGATCAACTTAACAAATGAAAGATACTTGGAAAGCGGGCTGGCGCTGATTCAGAAAATTCCGACCCCTATAACTCCTATAGCTATCGATAAGGAAAGCCGGCATATTACGCTCGCTTATTTCGAGCAGAAGAGTACGGTGGATTATATCGGAGTAGTGCAGGGCATTCCCGTATGCTTCGACGCTAAGGAATGTGCGGCGGATACCTTCACGCTTCAGAACATACATGAGCATCAGGTGGAGTTTATGAAGCAGTTCGAGAAGCAGGGAGGCATCGCTTTTTTTATCATTTATTACACACATAAGGATCTTTACTATTACCTTCCCTATGAAATGCTGAACTTTTTCTGGGAAAGAGCGGTTTGCGGCGGAAGAAAGAGCTTCCGCTTCGAGGAGCTCAACCCCGAATATATACTTCCGAAAAAGAACGGCATCTTCGTACCTTATCTGGATATGCTTCAGAAGGATTTGGAGGATAGAGAGTAG
- a CDS encoding HAD family phosphatase, with protein MLKDIDAVIFDLDGSLVDSMWIWEQIDIEYLGRFGIALPDNLQYEIEGKSFSETAYFFKERFQIPDPVQKIKDDWNEMAWNKYSCEVPLKDGADSFLSYCKANNIKLGIATSNSRELAMNVAAVHGLENYFDCIMTGCDVEKGKPAPDIYLAVADALKVDPSRCLVFEDIIPGILAGKAAGMKVCAVEDTYSEGIRAEKKELADYYIEDYTNLTSFY; from the coding sequence ATGTTAAAGGATATAGATGCGGTTATTTTCGACTTGGACGGTTCACTGGTGGACTCCATGTGGATATGGGAGCAGATTGATATCGAGTATTTGGGACGATTTGGAATAGCACTTCCCGATAACCTGCAATATGAAATAGAAGGAAAGAGCTTTAGTGAAACCGCTTATTTTTTCAAGGAGCGTTTTCAAATTCCTGATCCGGTTCAAAAAATAAAAGATGACTGGAATGAAATGGCATGGAATAAATATAGCTGCGAGGTTCCTCTGAAAGACGGTGCGGATTCCTTTCTGTCCTATTGTAAGGCCAATAATATTAAATTAGGAATAGCAACCAGCAATTCCAGAGAGCTGGCTATGAACGTAGCCGCCGTACACGGGTTGGAGAACTACTTCGACTGCATTATGACCGGTTGTGACGTAGAAAAAGGAAAGCCTGCCCCCGATATTTATCTGGCAGTAGCGGACGCTCTTAAGGTGGATCCTTCTCGTTGCCTCGTATTCGAGGACATTATTCCGGGAATCTTGGCGGGTAAAGCGGCAGGAATGAAGGTATGCGCCGTAGAGGATACCTACTCCGAAGGGATAAGGGCGGAGAAAAAAGAGCTGGCTGATTATTATATTGAAGACTATACGAATCTTACCTCCTTTTATTAA
- a CDS encoding transcriptional repressor, with translation MQREMIIDSLRERGCRITKQRLTLIDIILENECSSCKDIFYKAAKIDNQIGTATVYRMVNILEEIGAISRKNMYRVSYSEHCSMEDACVVVLEDDTTYHLSAKKWNSVIQAGLITCGYMTNQKIKSITVKPCECEKAEC, from the coding sequence ATGCAACGTGAGATGATTATTGACAGCCTGCGGGAAAGAGGATGCAGAATTACAAAACAACGACTTACTTTAATCGATATTATTTTGGAAAACGAGTGCTCAAGCTGCAAGGATATTTTCTACAAGGCGGCAAAAATCGATAACCAGATAGGTACTGCTACCGTTTATCGGATGGTAAATATCCTGGAAGAAATCGGAGCGATCAGCCGGAAGAATATGTACAGGGTATCATATTCGGAGCATTGCTCCATGGAGGATGCCTGCGTAGTGGTGTTAGAAGACGATACGACCTACCATCTTTCAGCGAAAAAATGGAACTCGGTCATTCAGGCAGGACTTATTACCTGCGGTTATATGACAAACCAGAAAATTAAATCTATTACTGTAAAACCTTGTGAATGCGAAAAAGCGGAATGTTAA
- a CDS encoding SDR family NAD(P)-dependent oxidoreductase, protein MGKKNIVIITGASSGMGQEFAMQLDGILHSTDELWLIARRKDRLTELARLLDIPTKIIPMDVSDKNDMRAFKKILEIEDVTVRMLINSAGFGLLGPFEALDIDEQLAMLSVNCEALTELTYYCIPYMRKNSRIIQMASSAGFLPQKNFAIYAASKAYVLSFSRALREELKYKKIWVTAVCPGPVETEFFDIAEKSGSTLAIKKWTMVSSQKVVKKALLDSYDKKALSVCSFPIKTFHALSKIMPHSWLLGITNLLK, encoded by the coding sequence ATGGGTAAAAAAAATATTGTAATTATTACGGGAGCATCTTCAGGAATGGGACAGGAGTTCGCTATGCAGCTGGACGGAATCCTGCATAGTACGGACGAACTCTGGCTGATCGCGAGACGGAAGGATCGCCTTACGGAACTGGCTCGGCTGCTTGATATTCCCACAAAAATAATCCCCATGGACGTATCGGATAAAAACGATATGCGAGCTTTTAAGAAGATTCTGGAAATTGAGGATGTTACAGTCAGAATGCTCATTAACAGCGCAGGTTTCGGTTTGCTGGGCCCCTTTGAAGCGTTGGATATTGACGAGCAGCTGGCGATGCTGTCCGTGAACTGTGAAGCGCTAACGGAGCTGACATACTATTGTATCCCATATATGAGAAAGAACAGCCGAATTATCCAAATGGCATCAAGTGCCGGATTCCTTCCTCAAAAGAATTTTGCTATTTATGCAGCCAGCAAAGCTTATGTCCTTAGTTTTTCCAGAGCCCTCAGAGAGGAGCTGAAGTATAAAAAAATATGGGTTACGGCAGTATGCCCGGGACCGGTGGAAACGGAATTTTTTGATATTGCTGAAAAATCAGGTTCTACACTGGCTATTAAAAAATGGACAATGGTCAGCTCGCAGAAGGTTGTAAAAAAGGCGCTTTTAGATTCCTATGACAAAAAAGCGCTGTCCGTATGCAGCTTTCCTATAAAGACATTTCACGCCCTTTCAAAAATAATGCCTCATTCATGGCTGTTAGGGATAACGAATCTGCTAAAGTAA
- a CDS encoding IS110 family transposase, whose translation MNAVGIDVSKGKSMIAILRPYGEIIYSPFEIRHTSDEIRSLIEQIKSIDGDSRIVMEHTGRYYEPLARELSHANLFVSAVNPKLIKDFGDNSLRKVKSDKADAVKIARYALDSWTDLKQYSFMDEIRNQLKTMNRQFGFYMKHKTAMKNNLIGILDQTYPGVNTYFDSPARDDGSQKWVDFATTYWHADCVRKLSLNAFIDHYQKWCKRKKYNFSKTKAEEIYGAAKELVPVHPKDDLTKLIVKQAIEQLNTASKTVEELRALMNETASKLPEYPIVMAMCGIGPSLGPQLMAEIGDITRFTHKGSITAFAGVDPGVNESGTYEQKSVPTSKRGSSTLRKTLFQVMDVLIKTRPQDDAVYRFLDKKRAQGKPYYVYMTAGANKFLRIYYGRVKEYLASLPQ comes from the coding sequence ATGAACGCAGTAGGTATTGATGTTTCCAAGGGCAAGAGCATGATTGCCATTCTACGCCCTTATGGTGAGATAATCTACTCACCCTTTGAAATCCGCCACACCTCTGATGAAATCCGTTCCTTGATTGAACAGATTAAATCCATTGATGGTGATTCCCGTATTGTTATGGAGCACACTGGCCGTTATTACGAACCATTGGCTCGTGAGCTTTCCCATGCTAATCTGTTTGTAAGCGCTGTGAATCCCAAGCTCATTAAAGATTTTGGTGATAATTCTTTGCGCAAAGTCAAGTCTGATAAGGCGGATGCGGTTAAAATTGCCCGTTATGCTCTTGACAGTTGGACTGATTTGAAACAGTATAGTTTTATGGATGAAATAAGAAATCAACTTAAAACGATGAACCGCCAGTTCGGCTTCTACATGAAGCACAAAACTGCTATGAAGAACAACCTGATCGGCATCCTTGACCAGACCTATCCTGGTGTTAATACTTACTTTGACAGCCCTGCCCGTGATGATGGAAGCCAGAAGTGGGTTGATTTCGCCACTACATACTGGCATGCGGACTGTGTTCGTAAGCTGTCATTAAACGCTTTTATCGACCATTATCAAAAATGGTGTAAACGTAAAAAGTATAACTTCAGTAAGACAAAAGCGGAAGAAATCTATGGGGCAGCCAAGGAACTTGTTCCTGTACATCCAAAAGATGATTTAACCAAACTTATTGTTAAGCAAGCTATAGAGCAATTAAATACCGCTTCTAAAACGGTAGAGGAACTTCGCGCTCTGATGAACGAAACCGCTTCTAAACTGCCGGAATATCCCATTGTTATGGCTATGTGCGGCATTGGTCCGTCACTTGGCCCACAACTGATGGCCGAAATCGGCGATATCACACGTTTTACTCACAAGGGCTCCATTACTGCTTTTGCGGGCGTTGATCCCGGTGTGAATGAATCTGGTACTTATGAGCAAAAAAGTGTACCAACTTCAAAACGTGGTTCCTCGACCTTGCGCAAAACCCTATTTCAAGTCATGGACGTTCTGATAAAAACCAGACCACAGGATGATGCTGTCTATCGATTTCTGGACAAGAAACGTGCTCAGGGCAAGCCTTACTATGTGTACATGACAGCAGGTGCCAATAAGTTCCTGCGCATCTACTATGGAAGAGTAAAAGAATATTTAGCATCTCTCCCACAATAA
- a CDS encoding FeoB-associated Cys-rich membrane protein, with protein sequence MGTIIVGAIVLGLAAIAIGSMIRDKKNGKSIQCGADCKHCGGHCGQ encoded by the coding sequence ATGGGAACAATTATTGTAGGCGCGATTGTGCTCGGCTTGGCGGCCATCGCCATAGGGAGCATGATACGCGATAAAAAGAACGGCAAATCAATACAATGCGGTGCGGACTGTAAACATTGCGGAGGCCATTGCGGGCAGTAA
- the cax gene encoding calcium/proton exchanger yields MKYLRFLLICVPLSFIGYFMNWSATVMFILTCISIIPLAGYLGNATESIAVYTGPKAGGFLNATFGNATELIISFFSIRAGLYEVVKATLAGSVLGNILLVLGCSILAGGLKHKVLKYDAKVGRSTATMLLFAVVALAMPAVFMSDLSENIIVSKYENFSIITSVIMLCTYVVGVVYSFKGQNDLYEGMEEDEEAEWSLPISITVLAIATILIAIESELLVSSIEPMTAAVGISEMFVGIILIPIVGNAAEHSTAIIMALKNKMDISIEIAVGSSLQIVLFVIPISVIMSLFIADTPMSIIFKIEEIFLFAASVFIVNHIVKAGRTDWMEGLKLISVYIIAAVGFFIL; encoded by the coding sequence ATGAAGTATCTAAGATTTTTGTTAATCTGCGTTCCGTTGTCCTTTATAGGATATTTTATGAACTGGAGCGCAACAGTTATGTTCATTTTAACTTGTATTTCCATTATTCCTTTAGCGGGCTATTTGGGAAATGCTACCGAGTCAATCGCGGTTTATACAGGTCCTAAGGCCGGCGGTTTTTTAAATGCAACCTTCGGTAATGCCACAGAGCTTATCATCAGTTTCTTTTCAATCCGTGCAGGATTGTATGAAGTGGTAAAGGCTACTTTGGCAGGCTCCGTATTGGGAAACATATTGTTGGTTTTGGGCTGCAGCATCTTAGCCGGCGGACTTAAACACAAGGTATTGAAATACGATGCGAAGGTAGGTCGTTCTACGGCGACCATGTTGCTTTTTGCAGTGGTAGCGCTTGCTATGCCGGCGGTTTTTATGTCGGATCTATCCGAGAACATCATCGTTTCCAAGTATGAGAACTTTAGTATTATTACAAGTGTCATCATGCTTTGCACCTATGTAGTAGGAGTTGTATACTCCTTTAAAGGCCAGAATGACCTATATGAGGGTATGGAAGAGGATGAAGAGGCGGAGTGGAGTCTTCCGATCAGTATTACCGTTCTTGCAATAGCTACTATTTTAATTGCAATCGAATCCGAACTCCTGGTTTCCAGCATCGAGCCGATGACGGCGGCAGTCGGTATTTCAGAGATGTTTGTCGGAATTATCCTGATTCCTATCGTAGGTAATGCGGCAGAGCACAGTACCGCAATCATCATGGCATTGAAGAACAAAATGGATATTTCTATAGAAATTGCAGTAGGCTCCAGTTTGCAGATAGTTTTGTTCGTAATTCCGATTTCCGTAATCATGAGCCTTTTCATAGCGGATACACCGATGAGCATTATCTTTAAGATAGAAGAAATCTTCTTGTTTGCAGCCAGCGTATTTATCGTAAATCATATTGTAAAGGCTGGAAGAACAGACTGGATGGAGGGCTTGAAGCTCATATCCGTTTACATCATCGCAGCGGTCGGTTTCTTTATTCTATAA